In the genome of Catharus ustulatus isolate bCatUst1 chromosome 1, bCatUst1.pri.v2, whole genome shotgun sequence, the window TAAAAAGAGAATGCAGCATCCATTTCCACACACTTCCACATGCATACCCAGCTTTTTTCACACTTTGTTAAATATAGAAACCCTAACTACTTTTGTCTCGTGTATTGTGAAAGTAACTACCATTGAAAGATGCAAACACTTTGGACAAGTAGAGACAGAAAATTGGAAATTATGTCGAGTTGTCTAAACAATGAAGGGTGAGGATGGAGCATTAGTTCAGTTAAATGTTAGTACCATATCCTATATTTACCTTCTAAAGTTCTGTATGAGTATGTGGAAGAATATTTGGGAGATGTTAATTGTCTTCTGCCCATTCCATGGGATCTTGAGAGCACACAGTCTACATACATATCCCAGAAGTTCTGGGCTAAATCATTGAAGAGTTCATTGTGCTTGGGCTTAGGGGACTCTTTTAGGAACATCATGAAGTCCCAGAGAGCAATGACTGTATCTGCTACCTTGAGTTTCTTTATTTCCACCAGCCCATGGGACGATACCTCCCAGCACTGATGGTCAATCTCACGCAGGCTTGGAGGAGTTTCTTTTTGATACTGTAGATTGGCACAAACCAAATTCACTATCAATATACAGCCCAGCTGAAGATACCACCATCGTTTCCATACAAATTCCATACTTCAAGAAGATACCTGGAAAGAAGTGTATAAAATCACAGTGATTCTGATGTTATATAGTTCATTGTCACATAACTCTTAGAGGTAcccatatatatttatatatatattcagaaaaatagttttttccCAAACCATTGAATAAATACCAGTCAATGAAGCCTAATGCTGGAAGCTAGGTTTGCACCTGGAAATTGTTAATGCCATTTAGAACACGAAAACCCAAAGCAAAGAGTTTAGAGTGATCACAGCCAATGTCAGAAGTGCTCCTTGAGACCAGTACTTCTGCCCTTAACCTGCTTGCATTGTCAGTAAAATCAGGTTAATAGCAGATGTTTAAAGAGTCCTAGGGGTGTGCTGTTTTAAGTTACTGCAAACAAATAACCATTATAAACAGCTAATCTTTCATGGAAAGTCTGACTCAGAAGGATGGTAAGGAAGGGATTGTAAATCAGACTGTACACTGTATTGGGTGAATGTAGGCATGTTAAAAATTCATTCAGCAGCTGTTGCAAAACTGGAAGAGGGAAAATTCCTTTCTGGCTTATATTAGAAAATTAAGTAAGATTTTGGCATTATTATTTCTAGTATATATGCAAAAGAGAGAAACTATCTGGAGCGTTGGACATGGAAAGAGCAATAACACAGAAGGCATAATGAGAACTTCAAATGCTACAGAATATGTATTCTTTACTATACAGAGATTCCCCCTGGGAAAAATGCAGTCTTCCTATGATGTGTATTCCATATTCTTGAATCAAGTTTAGACAGAACAGCAGTAAAACacctgataattttttttcagccctTTCTATCAAGATACAGTGCAGTGGAACAGGAGAATAAACATAAAGAGGAAACCgtgcaaataaaaaagaaaagcataggAAGaagtctgaagaaaaagaagacagtCAAAACTTTTAGAAGAGTGCCCCTTATTTTGGTATCCTAAATCAATGCAATTTTAAGTTGTTGGTGGCATGCTTCACACAATTTCCAATTCAGAGTGTAAAATATGATTACAAAAATTATGTGAGgttttgtacagaaaaaaaaggcaacattttGGGCAACTGTGCAAATCTTACTGGGAATTTGGCCAATTGCAAGTGTGTTCTTCCACTCAAGTATCTCTGGGCACTGTCAATATTAAAAGTTAGTCTGTGACATCTTTAAAGTGCTAATACACTGACATCCTTTCTGCAGCTCCTAGTGATGATATTAAAGAGAGAATAATCCACAGATCACACAACATTTATGTGGAATGTCTGTAATAATACAGAGTTGGGGTGACACCATGGAGTTCACAGTCACACCAATCTGGGTCAGGAACCAGGACAGTTTGAAATAGGCCTTTTTGCTATGGCTCATGGTACTGGGATGATTTTTAGTTTGAATGTATAATcacactgctgcagccaccTGAGGTCCCTAGTCGTGTATTGCTTTACTTCAGCTTCAGAACCCAAGGAACTGAGCCAGAGAGATACTCTCCAACCTAGCCCCTTCCTAAAACCCCAGGccagctgcatttcagcaggcagcaggattACCTGCCTCAGCATCCTGACAGCTTGTCAACATGCATTAGTTTCTCTTCTTTGGGTTCTTAGAAAACTGGTTGTAGCAAACAAGTAGGGATGGAAATGCTTCTCTTCTCACTTCAACTTCACTAGGCACCAGCATTCAGAGGAAGGAAACATTGGCAATTTCCTACAAAGTAGGAAAAAGGCAGCCAGGAAACCACCAAGATTTTGAGTTGTTCTGATTTCATGTTTTAATCCAGCTAAAAACTGAAATGCTAAAGGCCCATTTGAACAGCACGAATAGGAGCAGAGACCACAACAAACCTCAGAGACTTTGAACTAGTAACTCCCACCATTCAGTACAGGAGAGAGGAATTCCACAAAGTCAGTCACTAAAGAGCCACAACAGAAGTTGTACTTACAGTATTTAAGCGAGGAGATGGAAAACAGTAGCCTTGAAAAACAGAAGTCAGCcacttgaaaacaaagaaagacaTTCATGAGAGGGCTGCAAGTGCCTGGCAGCCGCTGGATGCTCCGAGGATGCCGAGGTTACAGTGCACAGGGACGGCTCTGCCActggcaaagcagcagcagcagcagctgaactcAGGTCGGTGGAAGGCTggagggagctgtggcagccccacctctttctgcagcagcacccagtgtcagcccaggctgggctctctCACCTGGAGAGACTGCCTTCGAGGTGGGGGTGTCTCGGGTGAGGcaagaggaggggcagagggctggcagagggaggaaaacacAGTGGACAGCAAATTTTTCTCCTAATCAGGAACATGAACACACTCATTTAATAAACTCCCAATCATAAACCTAGGTTTCCATGCATGTTCCTGTTTGCCCACCAGAACATGTAGGGACAATATTCAAAGTaatgaaaaagaacaaatatgTAATAAAATTGGGTCTGTTGGGGTTTCACAACATGCTCTGGTGAAGTTCAATATGACAGGAACAGccactcatttttttttcaagtagaaATGTACTTATTTCTGTCTAAAAACCAATATATACAATGCTTAAGCACAAATATAAATCTGCTCTGAAATGATAGCGTTCACAATAATTATGTATCTTCTGGAAGCCTTACCAGCTAAACTATGTCAACACTGTTTCAAAATCTTGCTTCAAAAAGTAAGCCATGTTTGAATTTACACAACTAAACAGAAGGACATATCTGGAAGACTGGAATATAGCTAGCTTATCTCTGAACTCATTGTACCATTGAAAGGAGCTAAAGCTCTGTTAGATGTAATTATTCCTTGAAATTCTAAGGCAGTGttcataaaaaagaaagcattagaAAGACTTCACAAGGAATCTACCTTTAGGAGGGCTCCTTTGCATCACTAAAAAAAACAGCATTCAGTAGTAAGTTTTCAAGTTAAGATATTCCCTTTTTGTTTGCCTTATGCACTATCAAATTTATTGTCAATCTCACAGTGAAACTGCCAAAATTTCAAAGGCATTTAAAGGCATGTAAAGAGGTTGGCAGTTCCACAGCTCCTTGGCTGTGGTATCAATTCCTTCTCATTTCATTCCAGCTTAAAACATCTAAGTGTAGTACCACAGGATACTGGTGCAAACATAGTGATTTCCTTCTAGTCCAACAGCCACTGAAGGCAGCTTTTGATCATATTTCTTCATCCTACAGATTCATTTTTATCACTCTCctcttgcttttcccttttctagtTAAAGCCACCATTTTTAGTCTTAAAACAAGGAACTCACAGAACACGCCTATAGAAATCAAAATGCTAAAGAATAGATTTTTGTTGGGAAAatcctttcaaataaaaatacctcTTTTCAAAATGCACCCTCATCATAAATGCTCTCTTAGGAATCTACATGGAAATTCACTGATAAAAACATCACATCTCTAagtgaaaaaagttctgaaggccgacttctgtattttattttcctttctgatgtTATCCACTTTGTTGGTCATGCACTGAAGGATCATCACTGGGAGAATGCTACCTGGAACAAGGATGAACCCATGAATCCAAATTGGCAGGGATGGAAGCATCATGAAGACAGCCACTGATCATGTTTATCAGGTTAGtaattaaaatttctatttcagaACAAGAAAAGTCAAGGAAAGtcaagaaaaattaatgtgtGACCACCTTTATAAAACCTAACATATCTGAAAGCTATGTAAAAAGCGCATGCTGAAGGGGGAAGTCCTTAAAGCAGAGAACCTATCCATGtatttggaaagatttttttgagCTAATGCCTGAAATATAAATGGGATTTAGAGAAAAATTCTGCAGGGCttccaaaataattccaaagCTGCAGCATATTCTACATATAAACCCAAGgactccagcacagctgcttgACGCTGAGTTTTATTAGAAGGCTCATATGGCTCATAGTAAAAGTGtctatttctgtgatttttaaatttttagttGATAGCTGAATCTgggcaaaataaaaagtttccCTCAAAATTCTTCCAACATCGATACCTTTccataaaatgtgttttaaattgtTGTATTCCCACTTATTCCTTCTATTATGGCAGCTGAGGTGCTTCCATCTAGTGGGACTTTACTGTACTGAAGAGTGTATCCTCAGTATTGGTTAAAtctctttatctttttcaataaaactgcaaaattaatacatcaatattttacaatatttgAACCTTGGGTATGTTGGTGAAGTTATTTATCTCAATTAGAAAGACCATTATACAAACTGTGTGCACGTTCAGAAaggtgaggaaagaaaaactgacttttgttttttgattATTTCAACTCTACTTTAAATAGAGCTGTattgctaaaatatttcagcttaATTTCTACATATTTCCATCAAAGTTACTTCTTTTCTAGACTGAGAAAAATACCACATATAGCACAAATTTCAAAAAACTGCTGGTGGAAGTTTTGAAATTGTTGGGGGAAGAGATTTTAtggcttcttcttcttcttcttgttaGAGTTGATGACAGTACACTATTTAGTAATTTATAccatgagagaaaagaaacaggggTAAAACTATGATTTGAGGTAGCTGTACCCTTGTGATTTTCAAGCAATCATGTACAAATACATGAAGTACACAGTAAGAATGAAAGAGCAGGGACTGAAGCGTTATTTATCATGAAACTCAGAATATTGACTATATATAAATCAATTTGGAAACCTTTAAAATGCTACCAGCCTTATGTGACTGAATTATATATATCTTTCTGACATAGGCACACTGGTACGTAAACAGGATTGATTCACTGAGTATAAAGAATTGAGTCACCCTCTGCATCACTGATTAGCAGCTTCTGAAGCAAAAAAATGACAGATGTTCTGCCATCAGGCTTGACAGTGAAGTGTTCACAGCCCTGTTACTGAAGATGAAGTATG includes:
- the FAM237B gene encoding protein FAM237B → MEFVWKRWWYLQLGCILIVNLVCANLQYQKETPPSLREIDHQCWEVSSHGLVEIKKLKVADTVIALWDFMMFLKESPKPKHNELFNDLAQNFWDMYVDCVLSRSHGMGRRQLTSPKYSSTYSYRTLEGSAFTNPF